The following DNA comes from Naumovozyma dairenensis CBS 421 chromosome 4, complete genome.
ataataataacaacaacaataataatattaataaatatacaaatCCTTCCACAACTACACaaccttcatcatcagctaCTAACACTGGGGAAAAAGAACAATGTCCCTTCCCGTTACCTCCaccaaatttatcaatggaaagtaaagatttgaaaacaattGTTCATTCATTTAAGACAAAATGTGATCAAGTTCAAATAGATGCATTAATTCAAAATGGGATAAACTATAAAGGTACATCAGATACAACAAATTTTGGTCCCCTACCAGAACCATTAATTATAAAAGAATTCGATGCGCCAAAATTACGTGAATTAAGAAAATCAATAGATTCCAATTCTATTTCAAATCTTGAATTAGAACAATTAGCGTTATCCatgattgatgaattacCAGAATTAAGTTCTGATTACTTAGGTAATACCATcgttcaaaaattatttgaaaaatcttcagatttaattaaagatataatGTTAAGGAAAAcatgtaaatatttgaCTTCAATGGGTGTTCATAAAAATGGTACATGGGCTTGTCAAAAAATGATTACCATGGCTAAGACAGCAAGACAAATTGATCTTGTTACCAAAGGCGTTAAAAATTTTGCTACACCATTAATGAATGATCAATTCGGTAATTATGTCATTCAGTGTGttttaaaatttggatTCCCATGGAACGATTTCATTTTCCAGAacattatttcaaatttttggaTAATTGTACAAAATAGATATGGTGCAAGAGCAGTTAGAGCTTGTCTGGAATCTCATGAAATTATTACTGCAGAACAAACTTTAGTATTAAGTGCAATGATCGTTTGctattcaaaatatttatccacaaataataacgggactttattattaacttGGTTCTTAGATACTTGTACTTTACCCAAGAGACATACCATCTTAGCTAAAGTAttaattccaaatattgTTGAATTATGTCGTCATAGATTAGCATCATTAaccattttgaaaatattgaattttaggggtgatgaagaagcaagaaaattgatttttgaATCAATCTTTGGCGGTTCCCCAGATTtttcgtcatcatcatctccGGCAAAGAAtcttaatgataaaaacaatgattataataataataataacttattacaaatattgaatgattATAGTTACGGTCCAACTTTCATTTATAAAGTTTTATCAATGccattattagaagatgacGTCAGATCACATATAATTAAACAAGTTCGTAATGTTGTCATGGAATCCCCAATACCACAACAACATCGTCGTTTAATGGAAGAAATTGGATTTGATACAATGACTACAAATAACAGTATCAATCAACAACCACAAGTTCAAGTACATACATCAGGACCAATACAAACCCATACAGATAGGAAAAGTAGCTTGACTGCTAATGTCTATAATGCTACTGTTGACCCTAACATAAATCATATAAGAGGTCTTTCTGTGTCAAGTATTAGAAGTAACGGTTCAAGACAACAGAATGGATTACTCCCTACCTCTTCAAACAATGCCAATGGATCGACGACCAATACAATTAATGCACTACCACAAAATACTAACAAGAATAACAATATTCCGCCATCATATTTCAATTATCCAGGTATGTTCCCTGGCAACAACTATCCGGTCccaaatgatgatttagTGTCTCAATTTGATATGTTAGCATTAAACAACGGTACACATTTATCCTTGCCACAGTTAAGTGTAACTAATCAAGATAACACAGTCACTTCTTTTTTGAACCGGACTACAAGCAACAGTAATACTAATACTAATCCTACAACGGCAACAACTGATCAAAGCCAACCTAACTAAAGATagctatatatatatatatatacttcaTTTCCGtctattttcctttttcctttcttctatttcatatatttgtatatttattaactaccttttcttttcatacCGGcaatctatatatatatatatatatataNNNNNNNNNNNNNNNNNNNNGAagtatatattcttcttctgtttATTGCTTGGGTTTTTATATGATATAGAAGTTATTATATGTTATATTTGTGACACTTGTTAAAACAGAGGGTTATGAAACCCGTGCACCACAGccaaaattcaataataacaaaatttgcctcttcaaatttaaatatatgataGAGCAGACTAATACAATTCTATTTGTCTCTTGGGGGACAAGAAAAGGTGTTCACATCTACAACCTCTATCAGATTGAAAGCAAATTGAAATAGGTTATTCTACATACTGTTGTATTTGGTATACTCGCCCaccaaaaaaacaaaccTGTGCTTCATTCAGTAGCTTTTTCCAGGAAAACGAAGAATTGACATCAATTCGTCCTAAGATAGCACATCAATACTACACGACAGTACTTTCATCATTCTTTGCCAAAGTGCTATATCTTCAAGAAATAACCGTAAAGGCCTATAATGAGTAACAACAACAGTAATGGAAACCAAAGTGTAAACAATGATGTTGATATGGATATTGACGATTTAAGTAACAATGAACAACCATCTATAAATCAGAATTCAAGACAGCAAAATCTATGGTATCCGACAAATCGTCAAGCGAGTACTGTATCGCAACTTCCAAGTTTATTTCGTCAAACATCCATTAGATTAGGcgataacaataacaataataataatatgttaAGAATGAGTGATGCAAACGTAACGACAACTACCAACATGAACCCGATACCGCATTCTGCTGATTTGCTTCTAGAAGCTTCTGCTTTGCTTGCTGATAATCCAAACCGAACTAGGAGTGCAAAcatgaaaatgaataacactcatagtaataataataataataacaataatgatttattgcTTACAATGGCCACGGATTTAGCTAATTTGCAAACAAATATAGAATTATTGTCAGAGGAAGACGCACAACAAGTCCTTGAATTTCAAACGTTATTAAGAGAGAAgactattttatttttaaataatattgagaaaagaagacaagAAACCCTTGAGAATTTACACAtagataatttgaaattgcaACATTCTCAATCCCCTCAGGCTTCCatcattttgaataaattgCAAAGAATGAGAGTGAGAGCTGTTGAAACTGAAACAAGAGagttacaaaaattaagattgaaaatattaactaTAGTCgatgaatatgaaaaatccctcgaatattattacaCACACAGAGGTCTAGACACTAACTATATGACAATTATAAACCCAACgtatttatttaaagaatggGTTCAATCCTTAGATCCAGATACAAATCCAGAATTGACAGATGGattgaatcaattgaatgaaaaatcaagaaggttattaattgatattCTTCATACAACTAAAAACCCTGATTTATTTGCAAACCCACCACGAGATCAAGCATTAATACGATACAGTAATAATATGTACGTGCCATTCCCATTACATAAAATGCCGTCAGAAATATTACATTTAGTCTTGGATAAATTAGCGAATAGAAACGAGTTGGTCTATTTGCTAACAGTGAATAAATTATGGGCTGAAATAATcgtgaaaataatatattacaGACCacatttgaataaaaaacatCAATTAGAGCTATTTATGAGAACAATGAGCCGTACAAACACAGAAACAATATTTGATTATAGATCACTaattaaaagattaaatttttcattcgTTGGTGATTTCTTaactgatgaagaattaatgTATTTTATTGGTTGTTCTAACTTGGAAAGGTTAACTTTAGTATTCTGCAAACATATTACAAGTGCCCCAGTGGCCGCAGTATTGAATAACtgtaaatatttacaaagTGTTGATATCACGGGGGTTAAAGAAATATCTGATGACGTGTTTGATTCTTTAGCACGAAGTTGTCCCAGATTACAAGGATTTTATGTACCTCAGGCAAAAACAGTGacattaaattcattaacaaaTTTTATTCATCATGTACCAATGTTGAAAAGAGTCAAAATCACTGCAAATGTAAATatgaatgatgaattagtTGAACTAATGGCTGATAAATGTCCATTACTTGTAGAGGTGGATATCACTTCGAGTCCGAATATTCATGATTCAAGTCTTTTGAAACTTTTCACAAAATTAACACAATTAAGAGAGTTTAGAATTACTCATAATCTAAACATAACTGATCAATTTGTTCTGGAATTATATAAGAAAgtgaaattattaccatcGTTAAgattaattgatttctCTAGTTGCGACCTTATCACTGATAGAATGATTGAAACGCTTGTTCTAATGGCTCCTAAATTAAGGAACGTGTTTGTGGGGAAATGTAGTAAAATTTCAGACAGGTCATTAAGAAGTTTAGCTAAATTGGggaaaaatttacaaacaGTCCATTTTGGTCATTGTTTTAATATTACAGATCAAGGTGTTCGAACATTGGTACAATCCTGTCCACGTATTCAATATGTGGATTTTGCATGTTGTACAAATTTAACAAATCGTACATTGTATGAATTGTCTGACTTAACAAGATTGAAAAGAATTGGTCTCGTGAAGTGCTCTCAAATGACCGACGAAGGATTATTGAACatgatttcattaagaGGTAGAAATGATACGTTAGAGAGAGTTCATTTATCATATTGTTCTAATTTGACCATCTATCCAATTTACGAATTATTAATGGCATGTCCAAGATTATCACATTTATCATTAACTGCAGTACCATCATTTTTACGTCCCGATATAACAGCATTTTGTAGAACTGCTCCAGCTGATTTTAGCGATAATCAAAGACAAATTTTTTGTGTCTTTTCTGGCCGTGGTGTTCATAGATTACGTCATTATCTGATGAGCTTAACTACACCAACTGATAGTCCTCAAACCAGTATTCATGATGTATTGACAAGATATATAATAGCGAAAAATATGTTAAAACCAGGAGAATCAATAAAAGATGctataaaaagaataacaaAAGATTTAACTAAGGAATCTGCTGCCATATTGACAGCAACATCTATAAATCAAATCAGTGGAATTAATACAGATTATTCACATATAGAATTTGGAGCTATCCCTAATCTTATAAGTTGGACTAGGGAATCTGTTGAGTATGACGAGGCTACAATAACAGGTACAGATGAATTGATAGATGAAGTTGATACATCATTTTGTGATGATCCGTTTCAAGAACGCTTTAATAATGGAGAAGTGATTGTGGCACCAGGAGCAACACGTGAGTTAAATCGTCAATTATGTCACGcaataaagaaattccATGAATTATTCGATCGTgttgaagattttgaagTCAATGTTGCAAGTCTAGCAAGAGTTCAATTCCAATTTACTGGGTTTCTTCTACAGGAAATGtcaaatatttatcttCAACTGGATGATtggaataatttattaGCCCGTATGCAAATGGAAACTTATCGATCTGGAATCGAGGAAAATATACGTGGGTTTTATACATGGAAATTGTCATTTGTTGAAAAACCAGAGAAAGCATTGGAGAAATTCGAAATTTCCACTGTCGTCCTGAGACTTTACCTAAAAGATAGTTTAGCATTATTAGCGAGACAAAGAGAGTTAATACTTGCACAGCAAAGAAATGGCTGGAATGCCAATGGAAATGGAAACCAAGGTGAAAATGGAGCTCCCGATGCTgttcaaaatataaatgatAGAGCACCGCTATCACCGGAACAAATGCGAATATTACAATTTGGACTGCCTGCTGAAGTAATCATGGATGAAGATAGATTAAGGACACAAGTAGGAGAAAGTAGGTCGGAGACTCCAGAGGAAGAAGTGACGgattaatgatgataatgaataattttggAACTGTAGTTAATCAAGTGCTAATATTGAGGGAAATGCTTTtcgaaaaagaaacaaaaccGGAAAATGTCGTTATGAAATATCTAAtcataatataattaattaaatataatttttgtcATACATTCATATTAGTATTTGTAGTCAAAGCGGTGGCTAAGTCAATGAACCATACAATAATAGTATTATTGAGGATATCCACTaggtttttttttattagtttTATGAGAAGTGACGTTACATACATATTATATAgtctattatattatatatatttttattttatttgcTTACTCGGTGGTGAGTCCCAAGCTCCTGGCCAACTTGatcaaaatttcatcatcattttcattatcttcaaaagaCTCTATCAGCTTTTTTGTACTATCGAATTGATCTCTTAAATATTCTAGTTTTGCATTCATCGTCTTTTGAAATTCCtggaataaattatttttttacttttaatCCATTCTTCAAAAGTCATATCTAATTCAGTATTAGGCATTtgattaatgaaaaatgttaaGTCTCCATCTCTATCATGATGTAGCGTCgcatcattattattaatatatttcaataatttatgGAAGTATTTCTTAACAATTAACGTATTCtcatcaattttattcaattcttgtAAAAAATCGTTGTTTTTATactcttcttcaattttaaaCCGTTCTTCTAATGGTGATGGACTAATTCTCGGTTGAGAGGATGGTACTTCTGGCATTTCGAAATCTACTTGAACTGAAGAATCTGGGTTTGTAGCTGCATGTTGagattcattttcaacaaCAGGAACTGATGATTGTTTTAATGGCGTTTGAATGGAATATGAATGTGAAAGTGATCGTTCTTGCAATATGTGCATGGTGGAAATGTTTGACGAATGTTGATTTAATCCtatcaaattgaattttgaaCTAGAATTGGAATTAACATTGAAATTTGATTCATGTTGCGGTAATATGATACTTGTTCTATTAGAGATGCCTAAGACGCCGCCTGTTCTCATGTTTGAACCTGCCTTCACAAAATCAGGAACAGAAGTTGATTCCATTGGAGGCGtaccttcttctttcttatttGCTCTAAGGGAAGGACTTTGTTCTATAATCCCGTTATCATCTGGATATAATTCTAACAGAGCAGGTAACGGATCTTTTTTTTCGGACTTGGAATTGGAGTAGATGATGTACTTGATGAGGATGAGGAAGACGTTGAAGACGAAGAGGATGAATGGGTTTGAAGGCGAAGCTGCCATAGCTTTATCATGTTGTATGAGAGCTCTCGTCGTCAAAGGCGTACTTTCCATCTCTAAATCATTGACATTACTTAAACGAATGCTGTTATTAGCGagttcattattttccGGTACTTGCTCTATGCGATCATTGTTATTCACAAGTTTGACGGTTTCCTCCGCACGTAATGGTTCTTGCTTAGATTTCTTTGATTCATCCAGTTCTAATGCATTAATTGGCTGCTCTTTAACATCTTCTATTTCTAGCGGTATTGAGGGAATCGATTCTAAAGAATCTTGATTTGACCCTAAATTCGATGAAGAAGAGCGGTCAGAATTAGGTTCGGATTCAGATCCAGATTCAAACTCAGAACTCGGGGAATAAGAAGACGATCCTGAGGTTGATGATACTGAAGTGCTCCTTTTCCTAGTTTTAATAGTGGATACACTACCTTTCTCCTGatctttatctttttgAAACGGCTCTATATATTCTGTCTcttttgataaagatgGTGCGGGGGAATTCATTTTTCCAATAGAAGGACGAGGTGTTGATGAAGTGTCTACTTTATCTTTCGAACTTTGGGCTCTTTGGTTACCAGTAGctttaatgatattatcttcatccCTTGGTGCAATGCCTACTTGTTTGCGTCTACTTGTTTTATTGGCCGTGAATTTTATGAGTGGGATTGCCTTTAATTTGGATAAATCATCCATATCGTCTGTCACGTTGTCATTCTCAATATTTTTGGagttattgttgttgtcaACATGTTCTATCTCAGTAGCCTTGGTTCTATTTTCAGCAGACAGAGGCGTGGGAGATTGCTTTGTAGTACTTGGTGTTTCTTTTGATAAGTGTACTGAGGATGTGGGGATTGGGATATCGAATGTACTATGTCCTTGATTACTAAAACTAAATTCATCGTTTGTACTATCATCAATAATTGGATTAATTCTTTGTTTGCTCTGAGATGAAGCTTTTTTGTCGGTAGTATTTCGTTTCCTGTTAACATGCCCATGGAAATTTACTACTAAATCTTTATCagtatttttcttcttttgagACAACGACATTGATAAGgacgaagatgaattattattcaaagaagTTTCATTTTCAGAGATCATTTGAGGTGAAagtttttgtaattttcttttctttcttatgGGTGATGAAGAGATGACATCATTGTCctttctattattattgtccttattattatccGTAACGTTTCTGGATGGGTCCGTAGTTTTATTTGGATTGGATGCaggtgaaaaattttgatcTATTGATTGTAATGACGTCGAATTgggaatattatttgtataGTCGAAAGTCGAGCTTTCCTTtgattttatattatttttactattgttgatgttgatattttttgtatttatcATTCTCTCTAAGAAATAACATTTTTTACTGTTCTTTTCTATCTTTTGTATATGATGTTCTTTGGGAGACAAGTTATTATTCGTTTCATCAGGGATGATTA
Coding sequences within:
- the GRR1 gene encoding SCF ubiquitin ligase complex subunit GRR1 (similar to Saccharomyces cerevisiae GRR1 (YJR090C); ancestral locus Anc_7.461) — translated: MSNNNSNGNQSVNNDVDMDIDDLSNNEQPSINQNSRQQNLWYPTNRQASTVSQLPSLFRQTSIRLGDNNNNNNNMLRMSDANVTTTTNMNPIPHSADLLLEASALLADNPNRTRSANMKMNNTHSNNNNNNNNDLLLTMATDLANLQTNIELLSEEDAQQVLEFQTLLREKTILFLNNIEKRRQETLENLHIDNLKLQHSQSPQASIILNKLQRMRVRAVETETRELQKLRLKILTIVDEYEKSLEYYYTHRGLDTNYMTIINPTYLFKEWVQSLDPDTNPELTDGLNQLNEKSRRLLIDILHTTKNPDLFANPPRDQALIRYSNNMYVPFPLHKMPSEILHLVLDKLANRNELVYLLTVNKLWAEIIVKIIYYRPHLNKKHQLELFMRTMSRTNTETIFDYRSLIKRLNFSFVGDFLTDEELMYFIGCSNLERLTLVFCKHITSAPVAAVLNNCKYLQSVDITGVKEISDDVFDSLARSCPRLQGFYVPQAKTVTLNSLTNFIHHVPMLKRVKITANVNMNDELVELMADKCPLLVEVDITSSPNIHDSSLLKLFTKLTQLREFRITHNLNITDQFVLELYKKVKLLPSLRLIDFSSCDLITDRMIETLVLMAPKLRNVFVGKCSKISDRSLRSLAKLGKNLQTVHFGHCFNITDQGVRTLVQSCPRIQYVDFACCTNLTNRTLYELSDLTRLKRIGLVKCSQMTDEGLLNMISLRGRNDTLERVHLSYCSNLTIYPIYELLMACPRLSHLSLTAVPSFLRPDITAFCRTAPADFSDNQRQIFCVFSGRGVHRLRHYLMSLTTPTDSPQTSIHDVLTRYIIAKNMLKPGESIKDAIKRITKDLTKESAAILTATSINQISGINTDYSHIEFGAIPNLISWTRESVEYDEATITGTDELIDEVDTSFCDDPFQERFNNGEVIVAPGATRELNRQLCHAIKKFHELFDRVEDFEVNVASLARVQFQFTGFLLQEMSNIYLQLDDWNNLLARMQMETYRSGIEENIRGFYTWKLSFVEKPEKALEKFEISTVVLRLYLKDSLALLARQRELILAQQRNGWNANGNGNQGENGAPDAVQNINDRAPLSPEQMRILQFGLPAEVIMDEDRLRTQVGESRSETPEEEVTD
- the BIR1 gene encoding survivin (similar to Saccharomyces cerevisiae BIR1 (YJR089W); ancestral locus Anc_7.460) — protein: MSKTIKLDIPSDSPLYSIDSRLQTFRETTTIDKKKFKWRYTVIPFENMSQLGFFYHPFKDPKTNQIHRDAVCCIYCHHLTSNFQKCRTKSIIQTFTKVLKKHLDSSPNCSILQMKLSALEDELSLTNNQNNSISSIPLSNLYSKIFENPDTINAAWSTFKGDPWFFQPSNNWNEISIKEAGLVKYDPSFTKFNNLLKDKQNKKNFKHSCYCWYCNTLIIPDETNNNLSPKEHHIQKIEKNSKKCYFLERMINTKNININNSKNNIKSKESSTFDYTNNIPNSTSLQSIDQNFSPASNPNKTTDPSRNVTDNNKDNNNRKDNDVISSSPIRKKRKLQKLSPQMISENETSLNNNSSSSLSMSLSQKKKNTDKDLVVNFHGHVNRKRNTTDKKASSQSKQRINPIIDDSTNDEFSFSNQGHSTFDIPIPTSSVHLSKETPSTTKQSPTPLSAENRTKATEIEHVDNNNNSKNIENDNVTDDMDDLSKLKAIPLIKFTANKTSRRKQVGIAPRDEDNIIKATGNQRAQSSKDKVDTSSTPRPSIGKMNSPAPSLSKETEYIEPFQKDKDQEKGSVSTIKTRKRSTSVSSTSGSSSYSPSSEFESGSESEPNSDRSSSSNLGSNQDSLESIPSIPLEIEDVKEQPINALELDESKKSKQEPLRAEETVKLVNNNDRIEQVPENNELANNSIRLSNVNDLEMESTPLTTRALIQHDKAMAASPSNPFILFVFNVFLILIKYIIYSNSKSEKKDPLPALLELYPDDNGIIEQSPSLRANKKEEGTPPMESTSVPDFVKAGSNMRTGGVLGISNRTSIILPQHESNFNVNSNSSSKFNLIGLNQHSSNISTMHILQERSLSHSYSIQTPLKQSSVPVVENESQHAATNPDSSVQVDFEMPEVPSSQPRISPSPLEERFKIEEEYKNNDFLQELNKIDENTLIVKKYFHKLLKYINNNDATLHHDRDGDLTFFINQMPNTELDMTFEEWIKSKKIIYSRNFKRR